A genomic region of Entelurus aequoreus isolate RoL-2023_Sb linkage group LG19, RoL_Eaeq_v1.1, whole genome shotgun sequence contains the following coding sequences:
- the uts2d gene encoding urotensin 2 domain containing, which translates to MDRVRVINYFLGLLALVLLQGATDAEGRSLLNTGNHVFSPKDDADVQGKILSLLLHKSLVPVEKNDPPGLGLAEKLAELEELEALREDLELEKELAVNLVDKPATGKRGEPCFWKYCV; encoded by the exons ATGGATCGGGTTAGAGTCATCAATTACTTCCTGGGACTCCTGGCCTTGGTTCTACTGCAGGGTGCGACGGATGCGGAAGGACGGAGCCTACTCAACACAG GTAACCATGTTTTTAGTCCTAAAGACGACGCGGACGTCCAAGGCAAAATCCTTTCGTTGCTCCTGCACAAAAGCTTAGTTCCGGTGGAGAAGAACGACCCTCCAG GTCTTGGACTGGCGGAGAAACTAGCGGAGCTGGAAGAG TTGGAGGCGCTGAGGGAAGACCTGGAACTGGAGAAGGAACTGGCCGTCAACTTGGTGGACAAACCCGCGACGGGGAAGAGAGGAGAAC